The following coding sequences are from one Epinephelus fuscoguttatus linkage group LG5, E.fuscoguttatus.final_Chr_v1 window:
- the LOC125889336 gene encoding arfaptin-2-like isoform X3 gives MADSIMSKAATMEIPINSNGDTGNLPEDDSLEQDLQQVMVSGPNLNETSIVSGGYGGPAGGIIPTSTIKGPAVRFNPEYLDRRRAPAPGPGSSNNNTGSSTEEVSRGVAVEKLDSVKKWGINTYKCTKQMFSERFGRGSRTVDLELEAQIDVLRETKSKYENILRLATALTTHFQSMVQTQQALGDTFTDLSQKSPELQDEFGYNAETQKLLCRNGEALLGAINFFVSSVNTLVNKTMEDTLLTIKQYENARLEFDAYRSDLEELSLGPRDAAAMVRIEMAQHDYQIHRDKYERLRSDVTIKLKFLEENKVKVMHKQLLLFHNAISAYFAGNQEQLEQTLIQFNVKLKPPGSDKPSWLEEQ, from the exons ATGGCAGACAGTATCATGAGCAAGGCTGCTACCATGGAGATCCCCATTAACAGCAATGGAGATACAGGGAATCTGCCAGAGGATGACAGCCTAGAGCAG GATTTGCAGCAGGTGATGGTGTCTGGACCCAACCTGAATGAAACCAGCATTGTCTCAGGCGGTTATGGAGGACCTGCAGGGGGCATCATTCCTACCAGCACCATCAAAG GGCCTGCAGTTCGCTTCAACCCTGAGTATCTGGACAGAAGACGAGCCCCTGCACCAGGACCAG GGTCATCAAACAATAACACTGGCAGTTCAACTGAAGAAGTTTCTCGAGGTGTGGCAGTGGAGAAATTGGACAGTGTAAAGAAATGGGGCATAAACACATACAAG TGTACAAAGCAGATGTTCTCAGAGAGGTTTGGCAGAGGTTCAAGAACAGTAGACCTGGAACTGGAAGCTCAGATTGACGTGTTAAGAGAGACCAAGAGCAAGTATGAAAACATCCTAAGATTGGCCACTGCACTCACTACTCATTTTCAAAGCATGGTGCAGACACAACAGGCTTTAGGAGACACATTCACCGACCTCAGCCAGAAGTCCCCAGAGTTGCAG GACGAGTTTGGGTATaatgcagagacacaaaagcTGTTGTGTAGGAATGGCGAGGCCCTGCTCGGTGCCATTAACTTCTTTGTGTCCAGTGTCAACACCCTGGTAAACAAAACAATGGAGGATACTCTGTTGACCATTAAACAGTATGAAAATGCAAG ACTTGAGTTTGATGCCTATCGATCTGATCTGGAGGAGCTGAGTTTGGGCCCTAGGGATGCAGCTGCCATGGTCCGCATTGAGATGGCTCAGCATGACTATCAGATCCACAGAGACAAATATGAAAGGCTGCGTAGTGATGTCACCATCAAGCTTAAATTCCTGGAGGAAAACAAG gTGAAGGTTATGCACAAACAGCTGCTTCTCTTCCACAATGCTATCTCAGCTTACTTTGCTGGCAACCAGGAGCAGTTGGAACAAACTTTGATACAGTTCAATGTAAAGTTAAAGCCCCCAGGATCAGACAAGCCATCCTGGCTGGAGGAGCAGTAA
- the LOC125889336 gene encoding arfaptin-2-like isoform X2 has product MADSIMSKAATMEIPINSNGDTGNLPEDDSLEQDLQQVMVSGPNLNETSIVSGGYGGPAGGIIPTSTIKDIRMKSRGVGLPKSQSAASRLAQHTDLHPGSSNNNTGSSTEEVSRGVAVEKLDSVKKWGINTYKCTKQMFSERFGRGSRTVDLELEAQIDVLRETKSKYENILRLATALTTHFQSMVQTQQALGDTFTDLSQKSPELQDEFGYNAETQKLLCRNGEALLGAINFFVSSVNTLVNKTMEDTLLTIKQYENARLEFDAYRSDLEELSLGPRDAAAMVRIEMAQHDYQIHRDKYERLRSDVTIKLKFLEENKVKVMHKQLLLFHNAISAYFAGNQEQLEQTLIQFNVKLKPPGSDKPSWLEEQ; this is encoded by the exons ATGGCAGACAGTATCATGAGCAAGGCTGCTACCATGGAGATCCCCATTAACAGCAATGGAGATACAGGGAATCTGCCAGAGGATGACAGCCTAGAGCAG GATTTGCAGCAGGTGATGGTGTCTGGACCCAACCTGAATGAAACCAGCATTGTCTCAGGCGGTTATGGAGGACCTGCAGGGGGCATCATTCCTACCAGCACCATCAAAG ACATTCGCATGAAATCCAGAGGTGTCGGCTTGCCTAAAAGTCAATCTGCAGCCAGTCGACTTGCCCAACACACAGACCTGCATCCAG GGTCATCAAACAATAACACTGGCAGTTCAACTGAAGAAGTTTCTCGAGGTGTGGCAGTGGAGAAATTGGACAGTGTAAAGAAATGGGGCATAAACACATACAAG TGTACAAAGCAGATGTTCTCAGAGAGGTTTGGCAGAGGTTCAAGAACAGTAGACCTGGAACTGGAAGCTCAGATTGACGTGTTAAGAGAGACCAAGAGCAAGTATGAAAACATCCTAAGATTGGCCACTGCACTCACTACTCATTTTCAAAGCATGGTGCAGACACAACAGGCTTTAGGAGACACATTCACCGACCTCAGCCAGAAGTCCCCAGAGTTGCAG GACGAGTTTGGGTATaatgcagagacacaaaagcTGTTGTGTAGGAATGGCGAGGCCCTGCTCGGTGCCATTAACTTCTTTGTGTCCAGTGTCAACACCCTGGTAAACAAAACAATGGAGGATACTCTGTTGACCATTAAACAGTATGAAAATGCAAG ACTTGAGTTTGATGCCTATCGATCTGATCTGGAGGAGCTGAGTTTGGGCCCTAGGGATGCAGCTGCCATGGTCCGCATTGAGATGGCTCAGCATGACTATCAGATCCACAGAGACAAATATGAAAGGCTGCGTAGTGATGTCACCATCAAGCTTAAATTCCTGGAGGAAAACAAG gTGAAGGTTATGCACAAACAGCTGCTTCTCTTCCACAATGCTATCTCAGCTTACTTTGCTGGCAACCAGGAGCAGTTGGAACAAACTTTGATACAGTTCAATGTAAAGTTAAAGCCCCCAGGATCAGACAAGCCATCCTGGCTGGAGGAGCAGTAA
- the LOC125889336 gene encoding arfaptin-2-like isoform X4, producing the protein MADSIMSKAATMEIPINSNGDTGNLPEDDSLEQDLQQVMVSGPNLNETSIVSGGYGGPAGGIIPTSTIKGSSNNNTGSSTEEVSRGVAVEKLDSVKKWGINTYKCTKQMFSERFGRGSRTVDLELEAQIDVLRETKSKYENILRLATALTTHFQSMVQTQQALGDTFTDLSQKSPELQDEFGYNAETQKLLCRNGEALLGAINFFVSSVNTLVNKTMEDTLLTIKQYENARLEFDAYRSDLEELSLGPRDAAAMVRIEMAQHDYQIHRDKYERLRSDVTIKLKFLEENKVKVMHKQLLLFHNAISAYFAGNQEQLEQTLIQFNVKLKPPGSDKPSWLEEQ; encoded by the exons ATGGCAGACAGTATCATGAGCAAGGCTGCTACCATGGAGATCCCCATTAACAGCAATGGAGATACAGGGAATCTGCCAGAGGATGACAGCCTAGAGCAG GATTTGCAGCAGGTGATGGTGTCTGGACCCAACCTGAATGAAACCAGCATTGTCTCAGGCGGTTATGGAGGACCTGCAGGGGGCATCATTCCTACCAGCACCATCAAAG GGTCATCAAACAATAACACTGGCAGTTCAACTGAAGAAGTTTCTCGAGGTGTGGCAGTGGAGAAATTGGACAGTGTAAAGAAATGGGGCATAAACACATACAAG TGTACAAAGCAGATGTTCTCAGAGAGGTTTGGCAGAGGTTCAAGAACAGTAGACCTGGAACTGGAAGCTCAGATTGACGTGTTAAGAGAGACCAAGAGCAAGTATGAAAACATCCTAAGATTGGCCACTGCACTCACTACTCATTTTCAAAGCATGGTGCAGACACAACAGGCTTTAGGAGACACATTCACCGACCTCAGCCAGAAGTCCCCAGAGTTGCAG GACGAGTTTGGGTATaatgcagagacacaaaagcTGTTGTGTAGGAATGGCGAGGCCCTGCTCGGTGCCATTAACTTCTTTGTGTCCAGTGTCAACACCCTGGTAAACAAAACAATGGAGGATACTCTGTTGACCATTAAACAGTATGAAAATGCAAG ACTTGAGTTTGATGCCTATCGATCTGATCTGGAGGAGCTGAGTTTGGGCCCTAGGGATGCAGCTGCCATGGTCCGCATTGAGATGGCTCAGCATGACTATCAGATCCACAGAGACAAATATGAAAGGCTGCGTAGTGATGTCACCATCAAGCTTAAATTCCTGGAGGAAAACAAG gTGAAGGTTATGCACAAACAGCTGCTTCTCTTCCACAATGCTATCTCAGCTTACTTTGCTGGCAACCAGGAGCAGTTGGAACAAACTTTGATACAGTTCAATGTAAAGTTAAAGCCCCCAGGATCAGACAAGCCATCCTGGCTGGAGGAGCAGTAA
- the LOC125889395 gene encoding FH2 domain-containing protein 1-like — MQPGDPPAPPPPPPPPPPPPPPPPPPPPPVPGLPPSLHGPGLSAKGAHRRSRMRNFNWETLPRHSVVGKHNIWTADKTDGEYELDTDHMEELFSHKQDQQQLKAQNRQSLRGLPSTASGGVMVSILNSKRSMNIGIFLKQFKRPVKEIIEEIKSGSSLGFSSGKLRELCKLLPDEWEQKQLVDFKGDHSTLPEADLFMLMLVKIPSYEERLSSLVLKEEFFPLMDEMKEFIATVTAAGKELLESDHLHSVIRLVLKTGNYMNAGGYAGSAVGFRMASLLKLADTKANKPGMNLMHYVVMQAQKVDVELLKFTDELKHIEAAARINKGEIEAEFQKQVKKVQDAKADILKEEDLMAQMEDFLKEADACLAEIETDLQELQSVSDSVAEYFCENPDKFKLEECCSIFNSFFEKFKRAMQENKAREVAEVQRRHRERLQIAAKRRSTATCSSRDKELDGVALQSMLQNFLTNRASRRRIGTGRPSSMFGSPTSGSPNNGSLSEITSRANLPPGDEKSGGSIRVKDMGRKGWNSAFELTENPSQKKAQSNIEDNKTKADIPHEEEVKTSRKEDLRDFTNPANRTTSISSSCRSFSATTDDSEEDLQDNNEEEAQRLREASKKVLRFQKSRGSVSSGDHSLENVKSPGPITTLPRQRTFDEETDRYPGDPTNEDLIRFLLSPQSSSKCNLGRRHTLPTMVSKTEEEEDNLFAKPPLRTPKSAAKEKGTQAAGSAGHHSSKQAFDFTDVSHSFQKSASQDQTSPSAEKKSKPNDSVTNASDRGLGEQNEMGKAMEPTGNHLQKNNENVPPKSTWIKAENPGLFFSFLKRLGDMSKLQSSKETVHKSTDSAV; from the exons ATGCAACCGGGAGATCCACccgctccaccaccaccaccaccacctcctcctccgcctccgcctccaccacctccacctccacctccagtcCCAGGCCTCCCTCCATCCCTACATGGCCCAGGCCTCTCTGCCAAGGGAGCGCACCGGCGCTCCAGGATGCGCAATTTTAACTGGGAAACCCTTCCCAGACACAGTGTGGTAGGAAAGCACAACATCTGGACAGCAGATAAGACTGATGGGGAATATGAGCTGGACACTGATCACATGGAGGAGCTGTTCAGCCACAAGCAGGACCAGCAACAACTCAAGGCCCAGAATCGGCAGAGTCTGAGGGGCCTGCCATCTACTGCTTCAGGAGGGGTGATG GTTTCCATCCTCAACTCCAAGAGGAGCATGAACATTGGAATTTTCCTAAAGCAATTCAAGCG GCCTGTAAAAGAAATAATTGAAGAAATTAAATCAGGTAGTAGTCTCGGTTTTTCTTCTGGAAAACTGAGGGAGCTGTGCAAGCTGCTGCCAGATGAATGGGAG CAGAAGCAGCTGGTCGATTTTAAGGGTGACCACTCCACTCTCCCAGAAGCAGATCTGTTTATGCTAATGCTGGTCAAGATTCCCAG CTATGAGGAGCGTCTCAGCAGTTTGGTGCTCAAAGAGGAATTTTTTCCCCTCATGGATGAAATGAAAGAATTTATTGCCACTGTGACAGCAGCTGGAAAAG AGCTGTTGGAGTCGGATCATCTCCATTCTGTCATTCGCCTGGTACTGAAGACTGGGAATTACATGAATGCA GGTGGCTATGCGGGTAGTGCAGTTGGCTTTCGAATGGCTTCTCTGTTGAAGTTAGCAGAcaccaaagcaaacaaacctGGAATGAATCTTATGCATTATGTTGTCATG CAAGCTCAGAAGGTAGATGTGGAACTGCTTAAATTTACAGATGAACTCAAACACATTGAAGCTGCAGCAAG AATTAATAAAGGCGAAATTGAAGCAGAGTTTCAAAAACAGGTAAAGAAAGTTCAAGATGCCAAAGCAGACATCTTGAAGGAGGAAGATCTAATGGCACAGATGGAGGATTTTCTTAAG GAGGCTGATGCCTGCTTGGCAGAAATAGAAACTGATCTTCAGGAACTGCAGTCAGTGAGTGACTCTGTGGCAGAGTACTTCTGTGAAAACCCAGACAAGTTCAAACTGGAGGAGTGCTGCTCCATTTTCAACTCCTTCTTTGAGAAGTTTAAGCGGGCCATGCAG GAAAACAAGGCTCGAGAGGTGGCAGAGGTGCAAcggagacacagagaaagattGCAGATTGCTGCTAAGCGCAGGTCCACAGCTACATGCTCCAGTAGAGACAAGGAACTTGATGGAGTTGCATTGCAGTCCATGCTACAGAATTTTCTTACCAATCGTGCCTCTCGGAGGAGAATCGGAACCGGAAGGCCCTCATCCATGTTTGGAAGTCCCACAAGTGGCAGCCCCAACAATGGAAGCCTATCAGAAATTACCTCTCGGGCAAACCTCCCACCTGGTGATGAAAAAAGTGGAGGCTCTATTAGAGTGAAGGACATGGGCAGAAAAGGGTGGAATTCAGCATTTGAACTCACAGAGAACCCTTCACAAAAGAAAGCCCAGTCTAATATCGAGGATAACAAGACAAAAGCTGACATTCCTCATGAAGAAGAGGTGAAAACTTCCAGAAAAGAGGACCTCAGAGATTTTACAAACCCAGCCAATAGGACCACCAGCATTTCTTCCTCCTGTAGATCTTTCTCAGCCACCACTGATGATAGCGAGGAAGATCTACAGGATAATAATGAGGAGGAGGCCCAAAGGTTACGTGAAGCATCCAAAAAAGTTTTGCGCTTTCAGAAGAGCCGTGGCAGTGTCTCATCTGGGGACCATTCTCTGGAAAATGTGAAATCTCCTGGTCCAATTACCACCTTGCCGCGTCAGCGCACCTTCGATGAAGAGACAGATAGGTATCCTGGAGACCCTACCAATGAGGATTTAATTAGATTTTTGCTCAGTCCTCAGTCCTCCTCAAAATGTAACCTTGGCCGCCGCCATACTCTACCCACCATGGTCTCTAAaactgaggaagaggaagataaTCTGTTTGCTAAGCCTCCACTCAGAACTCCTAAATCtgcagcaaaagaaaaagggaCACAGGCAGCAGGGAGTGCTGGACACCATTCCTCAAAACAAGCATTTGACTTTACTGATGTATCTCACAGCTTTCAAAAATCTGCTTCACAAGACCAGACTTCTCCATcagcagaaaagaaaagcaaaccAAATGATTCTGTGACCAATGCTTCCGATCGAGGGCTTGGGGAGCAAAATGAAATGGGCAAGGCAATGGAGCCCACAGGCAACCACTTGCAGAAGAATAATGAAAATGTTCCCCCTAAGAGTACGTGGATTAAGGCTGAAAACCCTGGACtattttttagctttttaaaaCGCCTTGGAGACATGAGCAAACTACAGAGCAGCAAAGAAACAGTCCATAAGAGCACTGATTCTGCTGTATAG
- the LOC125889336 gene encoding arfaptin-2-like isoform X1: MADSIMSKAATMEIPINSNGDTGNLPEDDSLEQDLQQVMVSGPNLNETSIVSGGYGGPAGGIIPTSTIKGPAVRFNPEYLDRRRAPAPGPDIRMKSRGVGLPKSQSAASRLAQHTDLHPGSSNNNTGSSTEEVSRGVAVEKLDSVKKWGINTYKCTKQMFSERFGRGSRTVDLELEAQIDVLRETKSKYENILRLATALTTHFQSMVQTQQALGDTFTDLSQKSPELQDEFGYNAETQKLLCRNGEALLGAINFFVSSVNTLVNKTMEDTLLTIKQYENARLEFDAYRSDLEELSLGPRDAAAMVRIEMAQHDYQIHRDKYERLRSDVTIKLKFLEENKVKVMHKQLLLFHNAISAYFAGNQEQLEQTLIQFNVKLKPPGSDKPSWLEEQ, encoded by the exons ATGGCAGACAGTATCATGAGCAAGGCTGCTACCATGGAGATCCCCATTAACAGCAATGGAGATACAGGGAATCTGCCAGAGGATGACAGCCTAGAGCAG GATTTGCAGCAGGTGATGGTGTCTGGACCCAACCTGAATGAAACCAGCATTGTCTCAGGCGGTTATGGAGGACCTGCAGGGGGCATCATTCCTACCAGCACCATCAAAG GGCCTGCAGTTCGCTTCAACCCTGAGTATCTGGACAGAAGACGAGCCCCTGCACCAGGACCAG ACATTCGCATGAAATCCAGAGGTGTCGGCTTGCCTAAAAGTCAATCTGCAGCCAGTCGACTTGCCCAACACACAGACCTGCATCCAG GGTCATCAAACAATAACACTGGCAGTTCAACTGAAGAAGTTTCTCGAGGTGTGGCAGTGGAGAAATTGGACAGTGTAAAGAAATGGGGCATAAACACATACAAG TGTACAAAGCAGATGTTCTCAGAGAGGTTTGGCAGAGGTTCAAGAACAGTAGACCTGGAACTGGAAGCTCAGATTGACGTGTTAAGAGAGACCAAGAGCAAGTATGAAAACATCCTAAGATTGGCCACTGCACTCACTACTCATTTTCAAAGCATGGTGCAGACACAACAGGCTTTAGGAGACACATTCACCGACCTCAGCCAGAAGTCCCCAGAGTTGCAG GACGAGTTTGGGTATaatgcagagacacaaaagcTGTTGTGTAGGAATGGCGAGGCCCTGCTCGGTGCCATTAACTTCTTTGTGTCCAGTGTCAACACCCTGGTAAACAAAACAATGGAGGATACTCTGTTGACCATTAAACAGTATGAAAATGCAAG ACTTGAGTTTGATGCCTATCGATCTGATCTGGAGGAGCTGAGTTTGGGCCCTAGGGATGCAGCTGCCATGGTCCGCATTGAGATGGCTCAGCATGACTATCAGATCCACAGAGACAAATATGAAAGGCTGCGTAGTGATGTCACCATCAAGCTTAAATTCCTGGAGGAAAACAAG gTGAAGGTTATGCACAAACAGCTGCTTCTCTTCCACAATGCTATCTCAGCTTACTTTGCTGGCAACCAGGAGCAGTTGGAACAAACTTTGATACAGTTCAATGTAAAGTTAAAGCCCCCAGGATCAGACAAGCCATCCTGGCTGGAGGAGCAGTAA